In the Agrococcus sp. Marseille-Q4369 genome, one interval contains:
- a CDS encoding helix-turn-helix transcriptional regulator yields MADLDELRRLRRARDRMDRELARPLDLAVIAPTALMAQAHFSRRCREAYGEAPCAYLMTRRIERAAALLRTGDVSVTDACMRVGCSSLGSFSASFTKLMGETPSAYRAREHEALDGMPGCLAMVLTRPRKGDPSSRFREARRAMPALASSA; encoded by the coding sequence ATGGCCGACCTCGACGAGCTGCGGCGCCTGCGTCGCGCGCGCGACCGCATGGACCGCGAGCTCGCGCGGCCGCTCGACCTCGCCGTGATCGCGCCCACGGCGCTCATGGCGCAAGCGCACTTCAGCCGCCGCTGCCGCGAGGCTTATGGCGAGGCGCCCTGCGCCTACCTCATGACGCGCCGCATCGAGCGGGCGGCGGCGCTCCTGCGCACGGGCGACGTGTCGGTGACGGATGCGTGCATGCGGGTCGGGTGCTCGAGCCTCGGCTCGTTCTCGGCGAGCTTCACGAAGCTCATGGGCGAGACGCCGAGCGCGTACCGCGCGCGCGAGCACGAGGCGCTCGACGGCATGCCGGGCTGCCTCGCGATGGTGCTCACGCGGCCGCGCAAGGGCGACCCGTCGAGCAGGTTCCGAGAAGCGCGGCGCGCGATGCCGGCCCTAGCCTCGAGCGCATGA
- a CDS encoding arsenate reductase ArsC translates to MTERPGGLDSPDETLRRGARHLADSHPRLDARLIERIVFESHATLARGARIRTHLPALALKFAADRLRALEVADAAGEGGPREGRPVRVLVESIRNDGISQMAAAFLNALGDGRVEALSAAINPADQVLRTVVDVMEEDGVPVAASYPKPVTDDIARAADVIITMLIEHPFDLRDGQRIEAWDFDDPAGLGTDAVRRIRDRVRRRVAEFLAALPA, encoded by the coding sequence ATGACCGAGCGACCCGGCGGGCTCGACTCGCCCGACGAGACCCTGCGCCGCGGCGCTCGGCATCTCGCCGACTCGCATCCCCGGCTCGACGCGCGCCTCATCGAGCGCATCGTCTTCGAGTCGCACGCGACGCTCGCGCGCGGGGCGCGCATCCGCACGCACCTCCCGGCGCTCGCGCTCAAGTTCGCCGCCGATCGGCTGCGGGCGCTCGAGGTCGCCGACGCCGCGGGGGAGGGCGGCCCGAGGGAGGGCAGGCCCGTGCGCGTGCTCGTCGAGTCGATCCGCAACGACGGCATCTCGCAGATGGCGGCCGCGTTCCTCAACGCGCTCGGCGACGGCCGGGTCGAGGCGCTCTCGGCGGCGATCAATCCCGCCGACCAGGTGCTCCGCACGGTCGTCGACGTGATGGAGGAGGACGGCGTCCCGGTCGCCGCGAGCTACCCGAAGCCCGTCACCGACGACATCGCCCGCGCTGCCGACGTCATCATCACGATGCTCATCGAGCACCCCTTCGACCTCCGCGACGGCCAGCGCATCGAGGCGTGGGACTTCGACGACCCCGCGGGCCTCGGCACCGACGCGGTGCGACGCATCCGCGACCGCGTGCGGCGGCGAGTGGCCGAGTTCCTCGCCGCGCTCCCGGCGTGA
- a CDS encoding XRE family transcriptional regulator, with protein MVDAAVLGHRIRHFRTATGLTLDALGERIGLAGSQLSLIENGHREPKLSHLQAIAETLGVSTGQLLDPEPPSERSRMELDLQRLQEGASYKRLGLPLVRPTRSMGDDVLGALVGLHRELDRRAREAIATPEQARRDATALRHTMRERNNSLPEIEELAEEQLRAVGYEGGSLTHRTVSEIAARLGFELVYVTDLPHSTRSVTDLENGRIYLPPASIPGGHGLRSMALQALAHRLLGHHEPRDYQQFLQQRLEINYFAAATLMPRSRAVDYLRKAKKERNLAVEDFRDAFGVTHETAAMRFTNLATTDLDMRVHFLRVQEDGALSRVYENDGLPVPVDASGHAEGQLVCRRFAARTAFERTSRTTEFYQYTDTPNGTFWCSTQTGSGTDGEFSISFGVRFDDAKFFRGAQTAFREVSTCPDERCCIRPTDGLQERWRHRSWASARMHQHTLAPLPSGTYPGVDDAELYEFLERHAPVI; from the coding sequence ATGGTCGACGCAGCAGTCCTGGGGCACCGCATCCGTCACTTCCGCACCGCGACGGGGCTCACGCTCGACGCGCTCGGCGAGCGCATCGGGCTCGCCGGCAGCCAGCTCTCGCTCATCGAGAACGGCCACCGCGAGCCCAAGCTCAGCCACCTGCAGGCGATCGCCGAGACGCTCGGCGTCTCGACCGGCCAGCTGCTCGACCCCGAGCCGCCGAGCGAGCGCAGCCGCATGGAGCTCGACCTGCAGCGGCTGCAGGAGGGCGCGAGCTACAAGCGGCTCGGGCTGCCGCTCGTGCGGCCGACGCGCTCGATGGGCGACGACGTGCTCGGCGCGCTCGTGGGCCTGCACCGCGAGCTCGACCGCCGCGCGCGCGAGGCGATCGCGACGCCCGAGCAGGCCCGCCGCGACGCGACGGCGCTGCGCCACACGATGCGCGAGCGCAACAACTCGCTGCCGGAGATCGAGGAGCTCGCGGAGGAGCAGCTGCGCGCCGTCGGCTACGAGGGCGGCAGCCTCACGCACCGCACCGTGAGCGAGATCGCCGCGCGGCTCGGCTTCGAGCTCGTCTACGTCACCGACCTGCCGCACTCGACGCGCTCGGTCACCGATCTCGAGAACGGCCGCATCTACCTGCCGCCCGCGTCGATCCCCGGCGGCCACGGCCTGCGCTCGATGGCGCTGCAGGCGCTCGCGCACCGGCTGCTCGGCCACCACGAGCCGCGGGACTACCAGCAGTTCCTGCAGCAGCGGCTCGAGATCAACTACTTCGCCGCCGCGACGCTCATGCCGCGCTCGCGCGCCGTCGACTACCTCCGGAAGGCGAAGAAGGAGCGGAACCTCGCCGTCGAGGACTTCCGCGACGCGTTCGGCGTCACGCACGAGACCGCGGCGATGCGCTTCACGAACCTCGCGACGACCGACCTCGACATGCGCGTGCACTTCTTGCGCGTGCAGGAGGACGGCGCGCTCTCGCGCGTCTACGAGAACGATGGCCTGCCCGTGCCCGTCGACGCATCCGGCCACGCCGAGGGGCAGCTCGTCTGCCGCAGGTTCGCCGCCCGCACGGCGTTCGAGCGCACGAGCCGGACGACGGAGTTCTACCAGTACACCGACACGCCGAACGGCACCTTCTGGTGCTCGACGCAGACGGGCTCCGGCACCGACGGCGAGTTCTCGATCTCCTTCGGGGTGCGCTTCGACGACGCGAAGTTCTTCCGCGGCGCGCAGACCGCGTTCCGCGAGGTGTCGACGTGCCCCGACGAGCGCTGCTGCATCCGCCCGACCGACGGCCTGCAGGAGCGGTGGCGCCACCGCTCCTGGGCGTCGGCGCGCATGCACCAGCACACGCTCGCGCCGCTGCCGTCGGGCACCTACCCGGGCGTCGACGACGCCGAGCTCTACGAGTTCCTCGAGCGGCACGCGCCCGTCATCTGA
- a CDS encoding phosphoenolpyruvate carboxykinase (GTP), with translation MTILPPAPSRSTFKTVKPASVSAPAGADPGVVSWVASIAELLEPKDVVWADGSQEELQRLIGTMLDAGTIVPVPARPGSYLARSNPDDVARMEDRTFICSEDREDAGPTNNWRDPESMRQVLGGLFDGAMRGRTMYVIPFSMGPVGGPISKLGIEITDSPYVVASMHYMTRVGTEALQAMHGTDDWVPAVHSVGAPLDPGQQDVPWPCNPTRYISHFPETREIWSFGSAYGGNALLAKKCFALRIASVQARDEGWLAEHMLLLRMTHDDGRRVHIAGAFPSACGKTNLAMLRPTIPGWKVETLGDDIVWMRPGKDGRLWAINPENGFFGVAPGTSEATNATAMAMLEHDTIFTNVALTADGDVWWEGMTKEAPEGLTDWLGNPYDPANGPAAHPNARFTVRAEQAPSIAPDWEAPEGVPVDAIIFGGRRPTQVPLVLQARDWEHGVYVGATVSSQQTAAAEGPVGEIRRDPFAMLPFCGYNMGDYFTHWIDMGHRLGRHAPKIFSVNWFRRDDEGGFLWPGFGENARVLEWIAGRVAGTAAGVDTAIGVLPAEGALNLEGLDIDDAVVEELFEIDAKAWLNELVDVEAFFGQFGRALPTGLVRQLNHVRWRLEHVQQAQPVGV, from the coding sequence ATGACGATCCTCCCTCCCGCGCCGTCCCGCTCCACCTTCAAGACCGTGAAGCCCGCATCGGTGAGCGCGCCCGCCGGCGCCGACCCGGGCGTCGTCTCGTGGGTCGCGTCGATCGCCGAGCTGCTCGAGCCGAAGGACGTCGTCTGGGCGGACGGCTCGCAGGAGGAGCTGCAGCGCCTCATCGGCACGATGCTCGACGCCGGCACGATCGTGCCCGTGCCCGCACGGCCGGGCAGCTACCTCGCGCGCTCGAACCCCGATGACGTCGCCCGCATGGAGGACCGCACCTTCATCTGCTCCGAGGACCGCGAGGACGCTGGCCCCACGAACAACTGGCGCGACCCCGAGTCGATGCGCCAGGTGCTCGGCGGCCTGTTCGACGGCGCGATGCGCGGTCGCACGATGTACGTCATCCCCTTCTCGATGGGCCCCGTCGGCGGCCCGATCTCCAAGCTCGGCATCGAGATCACCGACTCCCCGTACGTCGTCGCATCCATGCACTACATGACGCGCGTCGGCACCGAGGCGCTGCAGGCGATGCACGGCACCGACGACTGGGTGCCCGCCGTGCACTCGGTCGGCGCGCCGCTCGACCCCGGCCAGCAGGACGTGCCGTGGCCGTGCAACCCGACCCGCTACATCTCGCACTTCCCCGAGACGCGCGAGATCTGGTCGTTCGGCTCGGCGTACGGCGGCAACGCGCTGCTCGCCAAGAAGTGCTTCGCGCTGCGCATCGCCTCGGTGCAGGCGCGCGACGAGGGCTGGCTCGCCGAGCACATGCTGCTGCTGCGCATGACGCACGACGACGGCCGCCGCGTGCACATCGCCGGCGCCTTCCCGTCGGCGTGCGGCAAGACGAACCTCGCGATGCTGCGGCCCACCATCCCCGGCTGGAAGGTCGAGACGCTCGGCGACGACATCGTCTGGATGCGCCCCGGCAAGGACGGCCGCCTCTGGGCGATCAACCCCGAGAACGGCTTCTTCGGCGTCGCCCCCGGCACGAGCGAGGCGACGAACGCCACCGCGATGGCGATGCTCGAGCACGACACGATCTTCACCAACGTCGCGCTCACCGCCGACGGCGACGTGTGGTGGGAGGGCATGACCAAGGAGGCCCCCGAGGGCCTCACCGACTGGCTCGGCAACCCCTACGACCCGGCCAACGGCCCCGCCGCGCACCCGAACGCGCGCTTCACGGTGCGCGCCGAGCAGGCGCCGTCGATCGCCCCCGACTGGGAGGCGCCCGAGGGCGTGCCCGTCGACGCGATCATCTTCGGCGGCCGCCGCCCCACGCAGGTGCCGCTCGTGCTGCAGGCGCGCGACTGGGAGCACGGCGTCTACGTCGGCGCGACCGTCTCGAGCCAGCAGACGGCGGCGGCCGAGGGTCCGGTCGGGGAGATCCGCCGCGACCCGTTCGCGATGCTGCCCTTCTGCGGCTACAACATGGGCGACTACTTCACCCACTGGATCGACATGGGTCACCGCCTCGGCCGCCACGCGCCGAAGATCTTCTCGGTCAACTGGTTCCGTCGCGACGACGAGGGCGGCTTCCTGTGGCCGGGATTCGGCGAGAACGCGCGCGTGCTCGAGTGGATCGCGGGCCGCGTCGCCGGCACCGCCGCGGGCGTCGACACCGCGATCGGCGTGCTGCCCGCGGAGGGCGCGCTCAACCTCGAGGGGCTCGACATCGACGACGCGGTCGTCGAGGAGCTGTTCGAGATCGACGCGAAGGCGTGGCTGAACGAGCTCGTCGACGTCGAGGCGTTCTTCGGCCAGTTCGGCCGCGCGCTGCCGACCGGCCTCGTGCGCCAGCTGAACCACGTGCGGTGGCGCCTCGAGCACGTGCAGCAGGCGCAGCCCGTCGGCGTCTGA
- a CDS encoding FMN-binding negative transcriptional regulator produces the protein MQPNPLYRTGETEVRDLIRRAPWMLLVSHPANGPVASPSPVLLDEAAPEGELALLTHLGRADARLHGLLAPGPHEMLVVAQGAHGYVSPSWYVGDDVGQVPTWNFEMATMRCDVEVLDADANMRTLQQLVAHFEQAYAPDGGVRLDIDDEGNRGMAMGTIGLRLTVREFDAKSKMSQNKSPETRASVLEHLDASNPPLAARMRAAGA, from the coding sequence GTGCAGCCCAATCCGCTCTACCGCACCGGCGAGACCGAGGTGCGCGACCTCATCCGCCGCGCGCCGTGGATGCTGCTCGTGTCGCATCCCGCGAACGGGCCCGTCGCATCCCCCTCCCCCGTGCTGCTCGACGAGGCCGCGCCCGAGGGCGAGCTCGCGCTGCTCACCCACCTCGGCCGTGCCGACGCGCGGCTGCACGGGCTGCTCGCGCCCGGCCCGCACGAGATGCTCGTCGTCGCGCAAGGCGCGCACGGCTACGTGTCGCCCAGCTGGTACGTCGGCGACGACGTCGGCCAGGTGCCGACGTGGAACTTCGAGATGGCGACGATGCGCTGCGACGTCGAGGTGCTCGACGCCGACGCGAACATGCGCACGCTTCAGCAGCTCGTCGCGCACTTCGAGCAGGCCTACGCGCCCGATGGCGGCGTGCGGCTCGACATCGACGACGAGGGCAACCGCGGCATGGCGATGGGCACGATCGGGCTGCGGCTGACCGTCCGCGAGTTCGACGCGAAGTCGAAGATGAGCCAGAACAAGAGCCCCGAGACGCGAGCGAGCGTGCTCGAGCACCTCGACGCATCCAACCCCCCTCTCGCCGCGCGCATGCGCGCCGCCGGAGCCTGA
- a CDS encoding sigma-70 family RNA polymerase sigma factor, which produces MAARWELVVAELVAERGGALVRYAMLLSGDEEEARDMVQDALAATFGRLRNGFEVEQAEAYVRRAIANRFLDRARRGQRWRRIAPLVGERERLDSGSTLTGERLDMAARLQRLTPRERACIVLRFDEDRTVEQIATELGISAGAVKRYLSDALGKLRGILEREQGRLQREERAPGGTA; this is translated from the coding sequence GTGGCAGCCAGGTGGGAGCTGGTGGTGGCCGAGCTGGTCGCCGAGCGCGGCGGTGCGCTCGTGCGGTACGCGATGCTCCTCAGCGGCGATGAGGAGGAGGCGCGCGACATGGTGCAGGACGCGCTCGCGGCGACGTTCGGTCGGCTGCGCAACGGCTTCGAGGTCGAGCAGGCCGAGGCCTACGTGCGGCGCGCGATCGCCAACCGCTTCCTCGACCGCGCGCGCCGCGGGCAGCGGTGGCGCCGCATCGCGCCGCTCGTCGGCGAGCGCGAGCGGCTCGACTCGGGCTCGACGCTCACGGGCGAGCGGCTCGACATGGCCGCACGGCTGCAGCGCCTCACGCCGCGCGAGCGCGCGTGCATCGTGCTGCGCTTCGACGAGGACCGCACCGTCGAGCAGATCGCGACCGAGCTCGGCATCTCGGCGGGCGCGGTGAAGCGGTACCTGTCGGATGCGCTGGGCAAGCTGCGCGGGATCCTCGAGCGCGAGCAGGGTCGCTTGCAGCGCGAGGAGCGGGCGCCGGGAGGGACGGCATGA
- a CDS encoding TPM domain-containing protein, with amino-acid sequence MQVRFVRPFAVVALGAATSLGLSAGALLTEDPVDVGGDPFVDTTGDYAGDDAEVTAHLEEENASSTADVYVVVVDSFDGIERGDWSVQAAEASSLGQDDLLIAIAMDDQQWGYAYPDGYPLSEAEVNQLAQSNLLPALDNGDVAGAAMGFGTAVAQYDPSSGDGGGTQVNVDGSAVLPVVALVGGAAVIGGGAWLVSRGMRSRRKKQGEIAAKQQQQLSLDELKQRADIALVQLDDTVQQSEQELAFAGAQFGEDAVRPYREALEKAKGGLQEAFALQQQLDDAFPDTDQERHDWSSRILQIAEGAGTELASHAGSFEQLRDLERNAPQVLEAVAQSRQSLDGRIANARAILDRLDDVHSGSSIDPVRENIAGAERQLPNIDQSIAAGREAVARGDGAAAALAVHAAEAALAQSSGLLAAVERAEQDLGNSAQQLRGLVEDSIGDIAAAKTLRSTDRVDLRPLIQHVEQQVELAQRRPTDTLAVLANLQRANQRLDEATAQLREGGVQLERQRASLDRWIGSARANIDRAEDYIRTRRLGVGMHARQLLATAQQELAQALRLAQQDPATAMQYAQAASQHAEQAMQDASGDVGGWGGMAQNPYYRGGGGRGQDMLTGGLLGYILGDMLNGSNHHGGGWGGGDGGGGGGLGDLFSGGAAASAVAAGPSGGGFGGFRAEAAASAAAEAASGTEPAPARAPRAREPTHPLITCRA; translated from the coding sequence ATGCAGGTCCGGTTCGTTCGCCCGTTCGCCGTGGTCGCCCTCGGGGCGGCGACGTCGCTGGGGCTCTCCGCCGGCGCGCTCCTCACCGAGGACCCCGTCGACGTCGGCGGCGATCCCTTCGTCGACACGACCGGCGACTACGCGGGCGACGACGCGGAGGTGACGGCGCACCTCGAGGAGGAGAACGCATCCTCCACCGCCGACGTCTACGTCGTGGTCGTCGACTCCTTCGACGGCATCGAGCGCGGCGACTGGTCGGTGCAGGCGGCGGAGGCCTCGAGCCTCGGCCAGGACGACCTGCTCATCGCCATCGCGATGGACGACCAGCAGTGGGGCTACGCCTACCCTGACGGCTACCCGCTCTCGGAGGCCGAGGTGAACCAGCTGGCGCAGTCGAACCTGCTGCCCGCACTCGACAACGGCGACGTCGCCGGCGCCGCGATGGGCTTCGGCACCGCGGTCGCGCAGTACGACCCCTCCTCCGGCGACGGCGGCGGCACGCAGGTCAACGTCGACGGCTCGGCCGTGCTGCCCGTCGTCGCGCTCGTCGGCGGTGCCGCGGTCATCGGCGGCGGCGCGTGGCTCGTCTCGCGCGGCATGCGCTCGCGCCGCAAGAAGCAGGGCGAGATCGCCGCGAAGCAGCAGCAGCAGCTGAGCCTCGACGAGCTCAAGCAGCGCGCCGACATCGCGCTCGTGCAGCTCGACGACACCGTGCAGCAGAGCGAGCAGGAGCTCGCCTTCGCGGGCGCGCAGTTCGGCGAGGATGCGGTGCGGCCGTACCGCGAGGCGCTCGAGAAGGCGAAGGGCGGGCTGCAGGAGGCATTCGCGCTGCAGCAGCAGCTCGACGACGCCTTCCCCGACACCGATCAGGAGCGGCACGACTGGTCGAGCCGCATCCTGCAGATCGCCGAGGGCGCGGGCACGGAGCTCGCGAGCCACGCCGGCTCGTTCGAGCAGCTGCGCGACCTCGAGCGCAACGCCCCGCAGGTGCTCGAGGCGGTCGCGCAGTCGCGGCAGTCGCTCGACGGCCGCATCGCGAACGCGCGCGCGATCCTCGACCGGCTCGACGATGTGCATTCCGGCTCGTCGATCGATCCCGTGCGCGAGAACATCGCGGGCGCCGAGCGGCAGCTGCCGAACATCGACCAGTCGATCGCGGCGGGCCGCGAGGCGGTCGCCCGCGGCGACGGCGCAGCCGCTGCGCTCGCGGTGCACGCGGCCGAGGCCGCCCTCGCGCAGTCCTCGGGGCTGCTGGCGGCCGTCGAGCGCGCCGAGCAGGATCTCGGCAATTCGGCACAGCAGCTGCGCGGCCTCGTCGAGGACTCGATCGGCGACATCGCCGCCGCGAAGACGCTCCGCAGCACCGATCGTGTCGACCTCCGCCCGCTCATCCAGCACGTCGAGCAGCAGGTGGAGCTCGCGCAGCGCCGCCCGACCGACACCCTCGCGGTGCTCGCGAACCTGCAGCGCGCGAACCAGCGCCTCGACGAGGCGACCGCGCAGCTGCGCGAGGGCGGCGTGCAGCTCGAGCGCCAGCGCGCGAGCCTCGACCGCTGGATCGGCTCTGCCCGCGCGAACATCGACCGTGCCGAGGACTACATCCGCACGCGCCGCCTCGGCGTCGGCATGCACGCCCGCCAGCTGCTCGCGACCGCCCAGCAGGAGCTCGCGCAAGCGCTGCGGCTCGCCCAGCAGGACCCGGCGACGGCGATGCAGTACGCGCAGGCAGCGTCGCAGCACGCCGAGCAGGCGATGCAGGATGCGTCGGGCGACGTCGGCGGGTGGGGCGGCATGGCGCAGAACCCCTACTACCGCGGCGGCGGCGGTCGCGGGCAGGACATGCTCACGGGCGGCCTGCTCGGCTACATCCTCGGCGACATGCTGAACGGCTCGAACCACCACGGCGGCGGCTGGGGCGGCGGCGACGGCGGCGGGGGCGGCGGCCTCGGCGACCTCTTCTCCGGCGGGGCGGCGGCTTCGGCGGTGGCGGCGGGGCCTTCTGGCGGCGGCTTCGGCGGCTTTCGGGCGGAGGCGGCGGCTTCGGCGGCGGCGGAGGCGGCTTCGGGGACTGAGCCGGCACCCGCGCGGGCTCCCCGCGCTCGCGAGCCGACGCATCCACTCATCACTTGCAGAGCATGA